Below is a window of Terriglobales bacterium DNA.
ACGGGAGAAATCGGGCGGTTCCGGCATCGTGCCCAGGATGCCGTGCCGGTGTACGTTGATGTTGTGGGCGCCGTAACGCCTGACCAGTTCGCTGCGGTACAAATCCAGCAGCACGGAGACTTGGTGCGCCTGCAGCAGGACCCGCGTCGCCAACCTTCCCGCCCACAGGTACAGCCTCGGAAAACGAATATCGGCGTGGCGCAGGTCCACGTTTTCCATCAGGTGGTGCAGCGTGACATGGGTGCGGTATCCGCACAGGCGCAGCAGCAGGGGAGTGCACAGCCCGAGAAACGCGGCCAGGGGCTGGTCGCCAAAGGTGGAATACACCAGGTTGAACCAGACAACGTCGGCCTTGCTGTCGCGAGCGGCGGCAAGGATTTTCCACGGGGTGGCGAGGCTGTTGAAGGCCCAGCAGCGACGGACTTCGAAGCCGTCCAGTTCCGGCAGCCGGGGTTCGTATTGGTCCGCCAGCACGACCAGGTCGGCGTGCTGATCACGCGCCTGCGTGGCCAGGTGCAGCCCGTACTCATTGATCCGCTGAGTACTTGGAGGGAACGCTGTAACCAGACAAATCCGCATAAGGGCCCAGGGAAATCAGTATTGCCAATTGCCGAGCGAGCGAAGGCAGTCGGTCGGCAATTTCTACGCTGCAGCCGGATTGCCATTGTTGACTCTCTGTTAAACAGCAACTCACAAGCAAAAACGGCTGCAATTCCCTCAAAAAAAGAAGTTTCTTATCCATTGTGGGTACCGCGGTTCTGCCCGGAGTAGCTCCGCTTTATGTAGCGTATCCGGTGAATAACAAGGTACTTACCAGTGCAGGAAAGGGGCAGATCGGCAGCAGGAACTTAGCTGGTCCCGGTAGATGTTTCGTTTCGTGCCAGACCCCTGGAGAAAAGCGGGCGACGACACTTTTTCTTGATCGGCCAGAGATGAGTATCGGAGTGCCAGACCTTAGTAGCAGCTGGAATAGAGATGAAAATCCGCTGTGGCATCGCGGTGGCATTCCGAGGAACGCCCGCCCGCAGCTCACGTCGCAGAGCTGAAAAAACGGGAGCTGCAGCCCTTTTAACGGGTGGGCGCAAAGTAGCCTTTGCGCGCCCTCACCCGCAGCATCTTGTGGTTTTCGGCGATGATGTCAATCGCGCGGTAGCGCCCGTCCGGCTTCAGATCTGCCGGCTTGTACGCCAGCAGGTACTGGCTGCGGAGTTCGTCCTGGATTTCCGAAAATGCATTGGCCACGTCCTGGATCTTGAAGGGGAAGAACGCGCGCCCGCCGGTGGCGTCGGCCAGGCGTTCCAGCACCTTGTCGCCGCGAAGCTTGACGCCGCTGACATTGGTGCTGATGGTGTAAATAATCACTTCCGAGCGCTGCGCCATTTCGATGGCTTCCTCGCGGGTGACGCGGCTCTGGTTGTCTTCGCCATCGCTGAGCAGAATAATCGCCCGGCGTGAGGGGCCAGCGGTGGTTGCCTTAAGCAGTTTGTCGCGGCAGGCGAAGAACACGGCGTCAAAAAGAGCGGTACCGCCCCCCGGGCGCAGCATGTGCACGCCGCGCGACAAGGCTTCGGCGTTGTCGGTGAAATCCTGCGTGACCTCGGCGGTGGTATCGAAGCCGATGACGAAAGCGCGGTCGGACCTGGGCCGCACGATCTGGTTCAAAAATTCAATGGCGGATTCCTGCTCGAAGCGGAAGCGGTCGCGGACCGAGTTGCTGGCGTCAATCAGCAGGCCGACCCGCAGCGGCAGATTGGTCTCGCTGCTGAAAAAATCGATGGATGCAGCAGGTTTGTTATCGTCGATGACGCGAAAATCCGCCTTGTTCAGGTTCTTCACGAAGCGCCCATGCTTGTCGGTCACGGTAAACACAACGTTAACTTCGTTCACCTGTTTGCGGAACGTCAGCTCGTCAGGGCTGAGTTCCTTGACCGCCCCCTCCGAGCCCCTGGCAGAGGGCTGGCCCGAGGAGCCAGGCAGCGGCTTACTCGTAACGTCGTCCACCGGGTCTTGCTCGGCGGATTCTGGAGTTTGCGGTGGCGCTTTTTTCTTGCTCGACAAGTCCTCAAGTACCGGCTTGCTGTCCGACGGCGGTTGATCCGGCTTGGCGATCTCCGGCTTGGGAGATTCGGCTTTTGCAGGAGGCGCCGGCTGGGACGGCGCAATGCTGGACGAAGGCGCCGCGGGCAAGTCCTGGTCGGACGGATTCGGTTGCTGTGCCGCCCCTCCTGCCGCCAGAAGCAGGGCGAAAGCGCCGCAGAGAAAAGTGCGTTGCATGGGAAATTTCATTATAGCTATAACTCGCACCCGTTGCGCCGCCTTACGGATTAAGCCGGCGCATGAATTCAGTGAGTTCGGACGGCAAGGGCCGCTGTAGGACGAGTGGCTCACCACTGAGAGGCTGCCTCAGTTCGATGGCTGCTGCATGCAAAAAGTTTCTTGCCAGTGTTAACGACGCGTGTCCCTCCTTGACCCTGGGGAGGACTTCACGAGGCGCGCCATACAGGGTATCGCCTACCACCGGATGGCCGAGCGACGACAGATGCACCCGGATCTGATGCGTGCGGCCGGTTTCGATCTTGACTTCCAGCAAGGTGAACTTGCCGTAAGCCGAGTCGATTCTTTGAAGAACCTTGAAGTGCGACACGGCTTCACGACCGCCCGAACGCCGAGTTGTCATGCGCGTGCGCCGAAGCCGGTCGCGGCTGATCGCGGATTGAATCGTCCCTTTGTCCTGCTTCACCGCGCCGTGGACCAGGGCAATGTAGGTCTTGTGAACTTGTCGTCGGGCGAACTGTTCGGCCAGGTTGCGATGTGCGCGGTCATGCTTGGCGACCACGATTAGACCGCTGGTATTGCGGTCCAGCCGGTGCACGATGCCCGGACGCAGTTCGCCGCCCAGGTTGGAGAGCGCGCCGAAGCGGTGAAGCAAGGCGTTGACCAGCGTCCCGCGATTTCGGGCGTCCTCGCTGGCGCCGGCGCCGGCGTGCACCATCATGCCGGCGGGCTTGTTAATCACGGCGAGGTCGTCATCTTCGTAGACGATGTCGAGGGGTATTTCTTCCGCGCTGGCCCGCAGCGGCCTGCGCTCGGCGGGTCCGAGAATTTCGATCTCTTCGCCGCCGCGCAGGCGTAAAGATACTTTCGCAGGCTTGCCGTCAACCTGGACCTTTTCCTGCGCGATCAGTTCCTGGACGCGAGCGCGGCTGATGTCGGGAAGCTGCGAGGCCAGAAACTGGTCGAGGCGGCGTCCGGCGTGTTCGGGAGCGACCTGGAATTGCTGGTGCATGAAGAACGAACACCACAGACCAACACTGATGAACACAGATGGGGAATCAAACCAGCGCCAATCAGTGTAGATAGTGGCTGATCTTACCTTGCGGCGCGCACGGCTGTCGCCGCTGGCTGTTGCAGCCGGACACGGCGCAGCCAGAGAATGCCGCCGACAACCACCAGGCAAATCGAAATCAGCTGCGTGCCCGTCATGGCCCCACCGAAGACGGAGCCGCGGTCGGGGTCGTCGCGGATAAATTCCAAAAAGTAGCG
It encodes the following:
- a CDS encoding RluA family pseudouridine synthase; translation: MHQQFQVAPEHAGRRLDQFLASQLPDISRARVQELIAQEKVQVDGKPAKVSLRLRGGEEIEILGPAERRPLRASAEEIPLDIVYEDDDLAVINKPAGMMVHAGAGASEDARNRGTLVNALLHRFGALSNLGGELRPGIVHRLDRNTSGLIVVAKHDRAHRNLAEQFARRQVHKTYIALVHGAVKQDKGTIQSAISRDRLRRTRMTTRRSGGREAVSHFKVLQRIDSAYGKFTLLEVKIETGRTHQIRVHLSSLGHPVVGDTLYGAPREVLPRVKEGHASLTLARNFLHAAAIELRQPLSGEPLVLQRPLPSELTEFMRRLNP
- a CDS encoding VWA domain-containing protein — its product is MQRTFLCGAFALLLAAGGAAQQPNPSDQDLPAAPSSSIAPSQPAPPAKAESPKPEIAKPDQPPSDSKPVLEDLSSKKKAPPQTPESAEQDPVDDVTSKPLPGSSGQPSARGSEGAVKELSPDELTFRKQVNEVNVVFTVTDKHGRFVKNLNKADFRVIDDNKPAASIDFFSSETNLPLRVGLLIDASNSVRDRFRFEQESAIEFLNQIVRPRSDRAFVIGFDTTAEVTQDFTDNAEALSRGVHMLRPGGGTALFDAVFFACRDKLLKATTAGPSRRAIILLSDGEDNQSRVTREEAIEMAQRSEVIIYTISTNVSGVKLRGDKVLERLADATGGRAFFPFKIQDVANAFSEIQDELRSQYLLAYKPADLKPDGRYRAIDIIAENHKMLRVRARKGYFAPTR